GACCATTAAAACGGGTTTCCTCTTCAGTCATACCCGGCTCCCATTTCTTAGTCGTATGTGTATCTCCAACAGAAAGGTACCCCTGCTCTCGAAGCGGGTGATAGCTGAGACCATTTTGTTCTAGGTAATAGTGAACATCTTTATTTGTCCAATCAATGACTGGCAAGAATTTAAACACACCATTTTGGATAGATAAGATTGGCAAGTTTGCGCGCGATTGAGATTGCTCTCTTCTTAACCCTGAAAACCAAGTCCCCGCCTCAAGCTCATCTAACGCCCGCCTCATCGGTTCAACTTTATTAAGTTTGTTGTACTTCTCTATCCCTTCTATACCTTGATCCCAAAGTTTGCCATATTGCGCTTCTTGCCAATTAGGGCTCTGTTGTGCGCGAAAGACTTGAAGGTTTAGTGTCAAATTCTTGCTTAACTCATCTATAAAGCGATACGTTTCAGGAAATAGATAGCCAGTGTCCGTCAGAATAACCGGAATATCTGGCTTTGCTTGAGTGACTAAGTGCAGCATCAACGCAGCTTGGATTCCGAAACTAGAAGACACCACATGTGTCCCTTCTAAATTTGCTAGAGCCCACTTAACTCTTTCTAAGGCGGTTAGCTGTTCTAACTCAGCATTTATTTGTCCAAGACGAAGTATCTGCTCCGTCTTAGTCAATGCGAGCAGCTCTGCTAACTTCATTTTTGAAGCGACAGAATTATGCATGTAAATCCCTCTTTGAAATGATCACCTCTTCGATGATACCAGTTCGGATTGTAAAATCGCCGAACCCTTCATTGTCTTTACGTTCAGTAGCCCAACGTCCCACCAGCGCATCAATCTCTTCTAAGATCTGAGCTGATGTGATGTTCTCTTTATACATCTTAGGAATACGAGTACCGGCTTTGTTGCCGCCTAAGTGCATATTGTAGCGACCTGGTGCTTTACCCACTAAACCAAGTTCAGCCAACATCGCGCGACCACAGCCGTTTGGACAACCAGTGACACGAAGAATGATGTTATCTTCTTCTGGTAATCCATGTTTCTTCAGAATATCTTCAACATCTGTCACGAACTCTGGAAGAAAGCGCTCAGCTTCCGCCATTGCTAAAGGACACGTAGGGAAAGCCACACACGCCATAGAGTTTTTACGTTGCTCAGAAACAGCATCATCCATCAAGCCATATTGACGCGCCAGTTTTTCAATCTTGGCTTTTTGGTTAGTCGCTACACCCGCAATAATCAAGTTTTGATTCGCTGTCATGCGGAAGTCACCTTTGTGAATCTTCGCAATTTCAGCAACACCTGTTTTCAGAGCTTTCCCAGGGAAATCAAGTAAACGACCATTTTCGATGAATAACGCTAAGTGGTGCTTACCATCAATGCCTTCGGCCCAACCGATACGGTCGCCACGGCCAGTAAACTCATAAGGACGGCTTTCAGAAAACTCAACGCCGGCACGCTTTTCTACTTCCGCTTTGAATACATCAATACCAACACGGTCTAGTGTGTATTTGGTTTTGGCATTCTTACGGTTTGAACGGTTACCCCAGTCACGCTGAGTCGTTACCACCGCCGCTGCTACGTCTAACGTTTTATCTAATGCCACAAAACCAAAATCGTCAGCTTTACGTGCATAAGTCGAGGTATCGCCGTGTGTCATAGCAAGGCCGCCACCGACTAACACGTTAAAGCCCACCAGCTTTCCGTCTTCAGCAATAGCAACAAAGTTAAGATCGTTAGCATGAACATCTACGTCATTCTGTGGAGGAATGACAACAGTCGTCTTGAACTTACGCGGTAGGTAGTTACTACCTAGGATAGGTTCTTCATCCGTTGTTTCTAGTTTTTCACCATCTAACCATATTTCTGCATAAGCACGAGTCTTCGGTAATAGATGTTCACTGATCTTTTTCGCCCATTCATACGCTTCTTGGTGCAACTCAGATTCAACAGGGTTTGTGGTACACAGAACATTTCGGTTTACATCACCCGCGGTAGCGATTGAATCAATACCAATGCTGTTTAGCGTTTGGTGCATCAACTTAATGTTCGGCTTCAAGACACCGTGGAACTGAAACGTTTGACGAGTTGTTAGACGAATTGAACCGTAAGAGGTACTTTCGTCTGCGAACTTATCAATCGCCAACCACTGCTTAGGGGTAATGATGCCACCAGGCATACGAGCACGAAGCATTACGTTATGTAACGGTTCGAGCTTTTGCTTGGTACGTTCGTTACGAATATCACGGTCGTCTTGTTGATACATACCGTGGAAACGAATCAACTGAAAGTTATCAGCAGTAAAGCCACCTGTTATGCGGTCTTGAAGATCTTGTTCAATCGTACCGCGAAGATTATTACTTTCACGCTTCAGACGTTCATTGTCAGCCAAAGGACCAAGTACTTGACCTAGCACTTCTTGCTCTATTACTTGCTTGCTCATTAGTACACATCCCTTTGGTAACGTTTCGCTTTACGTAAGTCATTAATATATTGTTCAGCTTGTTCTCGGCTCTGGTTGCCATGTTTTTCAGCAATCGTGACTAGTGCTTCATGAACATCTTTCGCCATTCGGGTCGCATCACCACAAACATAAAGGTATGCGCCCTCTTGAAGCCATTGCCAAACCTGCTCTGCTTGTTCGATTAAACGGTCTTGAACGTAAACCTTTTCTTTTTGGTCACGGCTAAAAGCAACATCCAATTTGGTTAACGCACCAGATTTAAGGTACTTCTGCCATTCAACTTGGTATAAGAAATCTTGAGTAAAAGTACGGTCACCGAAGAACAACCAGCTTTTGCCTTCAGCATCATTGTTTTCACGCTCTTGAAGGAAACTGCGGAATGGCGCGATACCAGTACCCGGGCCGACCATGATAATAGGTGTGCTGTCGTCTTGTGGCAGCTTAAAGTTATTGTTGTTCTCAACAAACACCTTCACTTCACCGCCTTCTTCCAAGCGCTGAGCTAGGAAACTAGAGGCGCCCCCCAGACGAGACTCTTCACCTTTTTGGTATTCAACCAGACCAACCGTCAAGTGAACTTCTTCATCCACTTCTGCTTGGCTTGATGCAATAGAATAGAGACGTGGCGTTAACTTACGTAAAAGGCCGATCAACTCATTAGCTGATAGATTGGTTCTTTTTTCTGCTAATACATCGACAATTTGAGTGTTACCAGAGTATTCGCGAAGCTTATCTTTATCTTCCACCAGCTTGATTAACTTCTTACTACCCGACAGCTCAGCAAACTGAGTCACAAGTTGAGGGTTTGACGTCGTAATCTCGAATTTACTGACGAGTGCGCTATGGACAGATAAGTTTTCACCATCGACATCAACACTTTCGATACCCGACAACCCAACCTTAGAAAGGATCTGATTCGCAAGCTCTGAACTGTTTTCGTACCACACTCCCAGTGCATCACCCGGCAGGTAAGTGATACCTGACTCATCAAGATCAATCTCGATATGACGAACATCTTTACCCGAGTCGCGACCCGTGATCTTTTGACTCGTCAGTAATGTCGCTGTGTATGGGTTTTGTTTGGTGTATTGCGAATGACCCGCGGCTACTTGACCAACTGGTAATTGAACGACATCGGCTTCTGTGCCTGTCGATAATGTCTCTTTTACTTGCTCTAATGCTTTAGCTCGCCATTCCGTTGCTGACTCTTCGTAATCAACATCACAATCAAGACGGTCAACAAATGATTTAGCACCAAGCTTAGCGAGGAAGTTATCGAAATCTTTCCCGGTTTGGCAGAAGAACTCATAGCTTGAATCACCTAAACCAATCACACCGTATTGTAGATTCGATAATTTGGGTGCTTTCTTCGATTGAAGGAATTCATGCAACTCAATCGCGTTATCAGGGGCTTCACCTTCACCATTAGTGGAAGCCACAAAAATCACGTGTGTCTCTTTGGCTAGGTTTTTACCTTTATAGTCACTGGCATCGAAAAGCTCGACAGCAATACCTAACGCTTTCGCTTCAGCCTCAAGCGATTCAGCAACACCTTTCGCATTACCCGTTTGAGAAGCAAAGATAACACTTAACTTACCCGCAGGTTTTGCGGCCACAGCTGCGGCTGCTTGAGCAATAGGTGCAGCGGCGCCCACAGGCTGTGCTTGGCTCACCCCCCAAAGATAGCCACTGACCCATGCCAGTTGCTGTGAAGACAGTTCAGAAACAGTTTGCTGAAGATGACCCAATTGTTGGTCATTAAGTGGTGCAGCTAGCCCAGGTAGCTCATTAGCCCCAGACTGTGCATTATTATTTTGTGAAGACTCTTTCTTATTTAAAGACATGGTCACGACATCCCTAATCATTGCGTGACGATAGATTAACCACTCCCTTTAATAACAAGAAAGAATAGAAAAGTATGTTTTATAACTTTTTGGAAGTAAAAAGCGATTGAACCGTAAATTCGCTACTGGTTTTCAATACGAACTTGCTGAAAACCAACGGCCATTGCCGACTTTGATGCTAAATCTAAATCAGCATAATGGCACTCCTCACCATGAACATCGGTAAGCAAAACAAAGCCACCTCCCATATGGCGAAACTCCACAACCCAAGCCCCCTCTTGAATCGAGGGCTCTATAACCGCTTCGACTAACAGGTTCTCTCGATATAAATTTCGTAATTCATTGAGTGTCATATTCTATCCCTTGCTTTGACCTCACAACATAGACCTTATGAGAATAGACGCTAATTAGGTCTCTGTATAAGGATGGTCGAAAGTGATGAATGTGCTAACTAATTCCAGAAAGATATAATCAATAGATATAAAAAACGCCACTTAATAAAGTGACGTTCTTAAAATTTGTTTTAAATGCGCTTAAATAACCTAGAAGCGTACTTCTGCACCAGCGAACCAACCATCGACCATGACAAAGCTCTTGCCTAGTTGAGAGCTAAAGAACTCATCCGAGTCTAAATCGATAACACGGTAACCACCACGCAGTGCTATCTCAGTTTCTGCCACTGAGATTCGGTACTGACCGCCAGCCATCAAATCAGTACTCTTGATGCCACTGCTATCACCGAACTCCATCGTACCAATGATATCGAAGTTGGTGTCAGGAACGTTGATCTCTGCGTTACCGTAGAAACTCCAAGTCAACTCATCAAAGCTTGTTTGAGCACCACCGGTTTTCGGTTCGATGTAATTCGAGTTTGAATACTGAGTAAACGTCACACCTGCATCAAAGTTCATCAGTTTGTGATCTAACAATGTGTAGTAAAAGGTATAGTCGTACTTATCGAAGGCCAATAAATCCGCATCGACAGAAGTATAGCGGACACTCGCGTTTGGTAGCATTGGGGCATTGTGCTCAAATGCGAAATATAACGAAGGAGAATGAACATCATCATTTTGTCTAACTTCGTTTAGCTTGGTACTTCCCCACCACATATCGGCACCGACTTTAGCCGTGTAAGAAAACCCTTCTTCAGCGAGTACTGCCGAACTTAAAGGTAGCATTCCCACTAAAGCAATTAATGGCATTTTATTCATTTGAGGTAGCTCCAATTTCATATCATTGTGCTAATTGTATGCACATTCATCGATTATTGGAGAAATTTTACCACACATCCTAAAGACTAAAACGATAAACCGCTGGCGAGCAAAAGTTTGACGGCACCATGACTTTAGTAACGCCTTTGACTAGAACTGTGTACAAAGTTTTTGAAAAACCACACACCGATTGCAATCACAATCAACCAAGGCAAGAGTTTAAACACGACACCTATCATACCGAGTACCAACATAACGAGTAATGCAACCCCCGTTGCCGCTAAGACCGTCATAAACGTAATACCAGTAACGAGTAATGTTGCGACAAAAATAAGAACAAAGATTAATTCAAACATAATGGTCTCCTATTGAATTGATGACCTATCTTTCTTACTTTTGAATATTGCAGCTTCTATACCAAGTTTAAAAAACCAAAAAAATCTTTATTAATCAATAAAATAAAAAGCCACACATCTAAATGCGTGGCTTTTAAAGAAACTATCAATGGTAAATTTAGCCTCTAGTGGCGAATTTAGCCTTAAGTTTTTAACCTTAAGTTTCTAACCTTGGGCTTTTAAGCTCGAACTTTTAACCTCGAGGGAGATTATACGTTTAGCTCTTTAGGGATCTTAGCCAATGCTGTCTGCATCACTTCGATACCTGCACCTTTCTTATGTGCGTTTTCACTGATGTAGCGACGCCATTGTCTTGCACCCGGCATGCTTTGGAACAAACCAAGCATATGACGAGAAATGTGCCCTAGACTTGCGCCGTATGAAAGTTCACGCTCGATGTACGGATACATCTCTTCAACCACTTGTGAGCGCTTTTTAATTGGCGTATCTAAACCAAAGATCTGTTGGTCTACTTCGGCCAAGATAAACGGACTATGGTATGCCTCACGGCCAATCATCACACCATCAAGGTGCTGCAAGTGCTCTTTCGTTTGCTCAAGAGTCGTAATACCACCATTCACAGCAATCACTAGATCCGAGAAATCTTTCTTAATTTGGTATGCACGATCGTAATCTAGAGGTGGGATCTCACGGTTTTCTTTCGGGCTAAGACCACTCAACCACGCTTTACGTGCATGGATAGTAAATTGCTCACAGCCGCCTTTTTCAGAAACGGTCGACACAAACTTAGCGAGAAACTCATAAGAGTCTTGGTCATCGATACCAATACGCGTTTTCACCGTGATTGGAATATCAGTGACTTCTTTCATCGCCGACACACAATCTGCCACCAGCTCTGGCTCAGCCATCAAGCAAGCACCAAAGCGGCCATTTTGAACTCGGTCTGAAGGACAACCTACGTTGAGATTAACCTCATCATAGCCGCGATCACCAGCAAGCTTGGCACAAGCCGCTAAATCAACCGGGTTTGAACCACCCAGTTGAAGTGCAAGGGGATGTTCTTGCTCGTTATATTCTAGAAAGTCGCCCTTACCATGTAAGATCGCGCCCGTTGTTACCATTTCCGTGTACAAAAGAGTCTGCTGAGAAAGCAAACGGTGAAAATAACGGCAGTGGCGGTCGGTCCAATCGAGCATTGGAGCGACAGACAACTTACATGAGTGTGTCATGGCAAAGTAACCTGATAGCGAGTCAAAAAATCTGCTGGAACACCCAGCAAAAAGCAAAGTCGGCTATTGTAAATGCTATGTCCTAATTGTGCTATATGAACTTTACTTCACATTTTCTTATTTAAACCTATTCACCAGGCCTCTAATTCAGCCTCACTAATCAGTTATGCCTTGAGTCACACAGTCATTTTGAGTTACCTTGTCTTATTCAAAGTCGTGGGTCACAATACGCTCTGTACCTGACTTTAATAGAAATCATTGGCTCCCAAGTAAAGTTATCTAGAAATAGAATTTGAACAGGAATGTCCGATTGAATGGTGAAAAATTTGGACCACACATTAATAGAGCAAGTTGAAGGGCTATGCGCATCTCGAGGGGTTAGATTAACTCCGCAAAGAAAGCGAGTGTTTGAGCTCATCCTCTCTAATAAAAAAGCCTCCAGTGCATACGAATTGTTAGAGCAATTAAAGGTGAGCGAACCACAAGCCAAACCGCCCACAGTTTACCGCGCTTTAGATTTTTTGTTGGAACAAGGTTTCATTCACCGAGTTGAGTCTACCAATAGCTTTATATGTTGTTGCTCTTGTAATGCCAACAAGCATTTCTCACAGCTATTAATCTGCGACAAATGTGGCACTGTGATTGAGCTACAAGACGATGCTCTTATCAATCAACTCGCTAATAACGCTGAGAAGCATGGCTTTCAATTAACGAATCACGTTATTGAATCTCATGGCATTTGCCAAACTTGCTCCTCTGATATGAAACAATAAGATTATAGAAGAACATTATGCGCGCTGAATTTGTAAACCCGTTTTTAGCTTCTCTAATGAATGTACTAAAAACGATGGCTTCTCTAGAATTGAAACCACAAAAGCCAAGAGTTAAAAAAGATGAAATCGCTCGTGGTGATGTCTCTGGTTTAATCGGTATGGTTGGCCCACAATCTCGAGGCTCAATGTCGATCACCTTTGATGAAGGCCTTGCCCTAGAAATCATGGAAAACATGTTGGGTGAACGACCAAACGGCCTAAATGAAGAAGTAACCGATATGGTCGGTGAAATCACTAACATGGTGACTGGCGGCGCAAAACGAATTCTTGCAGAAAGCGGCTTCGACTTCGACATGGCAACGCCAATCGTGGTTGCAGGTAAAGGTCATACTATTCGTCACAAATGTGAAGGCGCAATCATCATCATGCCTTTCACGTCTCAATGGGGTAATGCCTTCATCGAGATCTGTTTCGAATAGAGACAATCACTGCAAATATTTAGAAGGCTGACGCTGTATTTAAAAGGCTGACAGATATGGCAGCCTTTTTTGTTACCTGCGATTTAGCCATTGTTAGAGCGACAGATACAAAAACGCCAACCCGAAGGTTGGCGTTTCTTTTTAGGCGATCAACTCAATTAAGCTTTAAGCGCTTTAAATGCGTTGATTAGGCCGTTCGTTGAGCTGTCGTGAGACGTTACTTGAGCATCGTCAGCAAGCTCTGGAAGAATTTGGTTTGCTAGTTGCTTACCAAGTTCTACGCCCCATTGGTCGAAGCTGAAGATGTTCCAGATAACGCCTTGAACAAAGATCTTGTGCTCGTACATCGCAATTAGGTTACCTAAAGAGCGAGGGTTGATTTGCTTAACAAGAATTGAGTTTGTTGGGCGGTTACCTTCAAACACTTTGAAAGGTACCAGTTCTGCCACTTCTTCAGCCGTTTTGCCTGCCGCTAGGAATTCAGCTTCTACTGTCTCTTTTGTCTTACCGAATGCTAGTGCTTCAGTTTGAGCAAAGAAGTTAGACATCAGCTTCTGATGGTGATCAGAGGCTGGGTTGTGGCTGATAGCAGGCGCAATAAAGTCTGATGGGATCAGCTTAGTGCCTTGGTGAATCAGTTGGTAGAACGCGTGCTGGCCGTTTGTACCCGGCTCACCCCAGATGATAGGACCGGTTTGGTACTCTACTGGGTTACCTTCACGGTCTACAAACTTACCGTTCGATTCCATGTTACCTTGCTGGAAGTAAGCAGCAAAACGGTGCATGTATTGATCGTAAGGTAGGATAGCTTCTGACTCAGCGCCGTGGAAGTTGTTGTACCAAATACCGATAAGCGCAAGGATGACTGGAATGTTACTTTCAAACTCAGTTGAAGCAAAGTGGTTATCCATCTCGTGAGCACCTTCTAGTAGCTCAACGAAGTTATCGAAGCCAACAGACAGTGAGATAGAAAGACCGATTGCAGACCATAGTGAGTAACGACCACCAACCCAGTCCCAGAATTCGAACATGTTGTCAGTATCAATACCAAACTCAGCGACCGCTGTTGCGTTTGTTGATAGTGCTGCGAAGTGTTTAGCAACGTGTGCGTTGTCACCCGCTTCAGCCAAGAACCAATCACGTGCAGAGTGCGCGTTCGTCATGGTTTCTTGAGTGGTGAATGTTTTAGATGCCACTAGGAATAGCGTTGTTTCTGGGTTTAGAGGCTTAAGCGTCTCAACAATGTGAGTGCCATCTACGTTAGAAACAAAGTGCATGTTAAGACGAGTTTTGTATGGCGTTAGCGCTTCAGTCACCATGTACGGGCCAAGGTCCGAACCGCCGATACCGATGTTGACTACATCCGTGATTTCTTTACCTGTGTAACCTTTCCACTCACCAGAAACGATGCGGTGTGTGAACAGCTCCATTTTTGCTAGTACTGCGTTCACTGCTGGCATTACGTCTTTGCCATCAACCATTACTGGCTTATCACTGCGGTTACGTAGAGCAGTGTGAAGTACTGAACGACCTTCAGTCTTGTTGATTGCATCACCGCCAAACATCGCTTCAATTGCAGACTTTACTTCAGTCTCGTTTGCAAGAGCAAATAGGTGCTGCATAGTCTCAGCATCGATTAGGTTCTTAGAGTAGTCCACTAAGATGTCAGAACCGAAACGAGTAGAAAAGTTCTCGAAACGCTTTGCATCTTGAGCAAACAGCTCTTTCATATCCATATCTTGAGCTGACTCAAAATGTGCCGTTAGCGCTTTCCACGCTTGTGTTTGCGTTGGGTTGATATTTTTCAACATGGTATCTATCCCGATGTTACTGTAGGTTTTATTCTAAACGTCACTTAAGTGATGAATAGAATCCCCGATTAGGCGAAAGTTTATATTTTTCAGTGATGACCAAACCGCATCACCACCGAAAGATTCTTTGTAATTTTTTTTCACGACGTATTATGCCGTATATGAAGAGCGGTACCTTGAGATAAATCAGGATTCGAATTCCTGATAGAAAGATCGGTACAAACTTTAGCTCTAACATAATTAAATGTGAGCGATACCTGATAAATTCAAGTTCAAAAGATAGCGTTAAACCACTTTTTTTCCAAATACATTATAAAGGATGGCGTATGTGGATTCAGAAGACTATACACCTAAATGCGCGAAAGCGTGGATTTCATCTCATTACTGATGAAATTGAACAACAGATACACGATATTGGCTCTCTATCCGTTGGTTTATTACATCTCTTTATTCAACATACCTCTGCCAGCCTCACGCTAAACGAAAACGCAGACCCAACGGTGCGTGGCGATATGGAATCGCATTTCAATAAGTTTGTTCCCGAGCGCGCGCCCTACTATAGACACACTTATGAAGGCGATGATGATATGCCTGCCCACATTAAAGCATCGACACTTGGCACCAGTGTAACAATTCCCATCACCAACGGTCGTTTAGCTTTAGGAATATGGCAGGGTATTTACTTAGGTGAACATCGAGATTGTGGTGGGAGCCGCACTGTCATTGCTACAATCCAAGGCGAATAACCGTAAGCGTTCAGCCATAAAGATCGATTGATAACCAGAGAATCACCAGTAAATAAAAAGGGTGGCACAGTTATGTGCCACCCTTAAATAATCAGAAAGGCTTGAACATCTTTACTTTACGTATTCCATTGCGACACGCGGGGTCAGCTTTGTGACCAGCTCGTAAGCAATGGTACCAATATGTTCTGCCACCTCTTCTGAAGGTAAGCCTTTCCCCCATAGCGTCACTTCGTCACCCACTTTATCAGTAGCATCTGGGCCAAGATCAACCGTTAGCATGTCCATTGACACTCGACCTGCAATCGGTACTTTTCTACCGTTCACAAACACCGGAGTACCGTTAGGTGCAGTGCGAGGGTAACCATCACCGTAACCTATCGCGATAACCCCTACTTTAGTGTCTCGTTCACTGATCCAGTTGCCGCCATAACCAACACTTTCCCCGGTTTTAACATCACGAACAGCGATCAAGTGAGACGTCAGAGTCATCACAGGCTGAAAACCAAGCTCTTGTGCAGACTTATCTGCGAACGGTGATACGCCGTAAGAGATTATTCCAGGACGCACCCAATCTAAGTGGCTATCTGGCCAGGCTAATAAACCTGCAGAGTTCGCAAGAGAGCGTTCGCCCTCACAGCCTTCAGTCAAAGACAGGAATAATTGAGTCTGTTGCTGTGTCGTGGCTTTGTCTAACTCGTCAGCACAACCAAAGTGGCTCATATAACGCAACGGCTTAGCCACATTCGGACATTGATGCAGGCGATCAACGAAATCTTGATATTGTTCAGAACGAACCCCCAAGCGATGCATACCACTATCGACTTTAAGCCATACCACAACAGGTGATTCTAACGCTGTGTTTTCTAAAGCGCTGAGTTGCTCTTCACAATGCACCACTGTTTGGATGTTATTGGCCACCAATACCGGTAAATCACCCGAAGAGTAAAAGCCCTCAAGTAACAGCACAGGCCG
The Vibrio kanaloae genome window above contains:
- a CDS encoding phosphoadenylyl-sulfate reductase is translated as MHNSVASKMKLAELLALTKTEQILRLGQINAELEQLTALERVKWALANLEGTHVVSSSFGIQAALMLHLVTQAKPDIPVILTDTGYLFPETYRFIDELSKNLTLNLQVFRAQQSPNWQEAQYGKLWDQGIEGIEKYNKLNKVEPMRRALDELEAGTWFSGLRREQSQSRANLPILSIQNGVFKFLPVIDWTNKDVHYYLEQNGLSYHPLREQGYLSVGDTHTTKKWEPGMTEEETRFNGLKRECGLHEDDGEQYGSGI
- the pgi gene encoding glucose-6-phosphate isomerase, whose translation is MLKNINPTQTQAWKALTAHFESAQDMDMKELFAQDAKRFENFSTRFGSDILVDYSKNLIDAETMQHLFALANETEVKSAIEAMFGGDAINKTEGRSVLHTALRNRSDKPVMVDGKDVMPAVNAVLAKMELFTHRIVSGEWKGYTGKEITDVVNIGIGGSDLGPYMVTEALTPYKTRLNMHFVSNVDGTHIVETLKPLNPETTLFLVASKTFTTQETMTNAHSARDWFLAEAGDNAHVAKHFAALSTNATAVAEFGIDTDNMFEFWDWVGGRYSLWSAIGLSISLSVGFDNFVELLEGAHEMDNHFASTEFESNIPVILALIGIWYNNFHGAESEAILPYDQYMHRFAAYFQQGNMESNGKFVDREGNPVEYQTGPIIWGEPGTNGQHAFYQLIHQGTKLIPSDFIAPAISHNPASDHHQKLMSNFFAQTEALAFGKTKETVEAEFLAAGKTAEEVAELVPFKVFEGNRPTNSILVKQINPRSLGNLIAMYEHKIFVQGVIWNIFSFDQWGVELGKQLANQILPELADDAQVTSHDSSTNGLINAFKALKA
- a CDS encoding assimilatory sulfite reductase (NADPH) flavoprotein subunit, translated to MSLNKKESSQNNNAQSGANELPGLAAPLNDQQLGHLQQTVSELSSQQLAWVSGYLWGVSQAQPVGAAAPIAQAAAAVAAKPAGKLSVIFASQTGNAKGVAESLEAEAKALGIAVELFDASDYKGKNLAKETHVIFVASTNGEGEAPDNAIELHEFLQSKKAPKLSNLQYGVIGLGDSSYEFFCQTGKDFDNFLAKLGAKSFVDRLDCDVDYEESATEWRAKALEQVKETLSTGTEADVVQLPVGQVAAGHSQYTKQNPYTATLLTSQKITGRDSGKDVRHIEIDLDESGITYLPGDALGVWYENSSELANQILSKVGLSGIESVDVDGENLSVHSALVSKFEITTSNPQLVTQFAELSGSKKLIKLVEDKDKLREYSGNTQIVDVLAEKRTNLSANELIGLLRKLTPRLYSIASSQAEVDEEVHLTVGLVEYQKGEESRLGGASSFLAQRLEEGGEVKVFVENNNNFKLPQDDSTPIIMVGPGTGIAPFRSFLQERENNDAEGKSWLFFGDRTFTQDFLYQVEWQKYLKSGALTKLDVAFSRDQKEKVYVQDRLIEQAEQVWQWLQEGAYLYVCGDATRMAKDVHEALVTIAEKHGNQSREQAEQYINDLRKAKRYQRDVY
- a CDS encoding chemotaxis protein CheX yields the protein MRAEFVNPFLASLMNVLKTMASLELKPQKPRVKKDEIARGDVSGLIGMVGPQSRGSMSITFDEGLALEIMENMLGERPNGLNEEVTDMVGEITNMVTGGAKRILAESGFDFDMATPIVVAGKGHTIRHKCEGAIIIMPFTSQWGNAFIEICFE
- the zur gene encoding zinc uptake transcriptional repressor Zur; translation: MVKNLDHTLIEQVEGLCASRGVRLTPQRKRVFELILSNKKASSAYELLEQLKVSEPQAKPPTVYRALDFLLEQGFIHRVESTNSFICCCSCNANKHFSQLLICDKCGTVIELQDDALINQLANNAEKHGFQLTNHVIESHGICQTCSSDMKQ
- a CDS encoding TIGR04219 family outer membrane beta-barrel protein: MNKMPLIALVGMLPLSSAVLAEEGFSYTAKVGADMWWGSTKLNEVRQNDDVHSPSLYFAFEHNAPMLPNASVRYTSVDADLLAFDKYDYTFYYTLLDHKLMNFDAGVTFTQYSNSNYIEPKTGGAQTSFDELTWSFYGNAEINVPDTNFDIIGTMEFGDSSGIKSTDLMAGGQYRISVAETEIALRGGYRVIDLDSDEFFSSQLGKSFVMVDGWFAGAEVRF
- the cysI gene encoding assimilatory sulfite reductase (NADPH) hemoprotein subunit translates to MSKQVIEQEVLGQVLGPLADNERLKRESNNLRGTIEQDLQDRITGGFTADNFQLIRFHGMYQQDDRDIRNERTKQKLEPLHNVMLRARMPGGIITPKQWLAIDKFADESTSYGSIRLTTRQTFQFHGVLKPNIKLMHQTLNSIGIDSIATAGDVNRNVLCTTNPVESELHQEAYEWAKKISEHLLPKTRAYAEIWLDGEKLETTDEEPILGSNYLPRKFKTTVVIPPQNDVDVHANDLNFVAIAEDGKLVGFNVLVGGGLAMTHGDTSTYARKADDFGFVALDKTLDVAAAVVTTQRDWGNRSNRKNAKTKYTLDRVGIDVFKAEVEKRAGVEFSESRPYEFTGRGDRIGWAEGIDGKHHLALFIENGRLLDFPGKALKTGVAEIAKIHKGDFRMTANQNLIIAGVATNQKAKIEKLARQYGLMDDAVSEQRKNSMACVAFPTCPLAMAEAERFLPEFVTDVEDILKKHGLPEEDNIILRVTGCPNGCGRAMLAELGLVGKAPGRYNMHLGGNKAGTRIPKMYKENITSAQILEEIDALVGRWATERKDNEGFGDFTIRTGIIEEVIISKRDLHA
- the dusA gene encoding tRNA dihydrouridine(20/20a) synthase DusA; translation: MTHSCKLSVAPMLDWTDRHCRYFHRLLSQQTLLYTEMVTTGAILHGKGDFLEYNEQEHPLALQLGGSNPVDLAACAKLAGDRGYDEVNLNVGCPSDRVQNGRFGACLMAEPELVADCVSAMKEVTDIPITVKTRIGIDDQDSYEFLAKFVSTVSEKGGCEQFTIHARKAWLSGLSPKENREIPPLDYDRAYQIKKDFSDLVIAVNGGITTLEQTKEHLQHLDGVMIGREAYHSPFILAEVDQQIFGLDTPIKKRSQVVEEMYPYIERELSYGASLGHISRHMLGLFQSMPGARQWRRYISENAHKKGAGIEVMQTALAKIPKELNV
- the pspG gene encoding envelope stress response protein PspG; translated protein: MFELIFVLIFVATLLVTGITFMTVLAATGVALLVMLVLGMIGVVFKLLPWLIVIAIGVWFFKNFVHSSSQRRY
- a CDS encoding secondary thiamine-phosphate synthase enzyme YjbQ; amino-acid sequence: MWIQKTIHLNARKRGFHLITDEIEQQIHDIGSLSVGLLHLFIQHTSASLTLNENADPTVRGDMESHFNKFVPERAPYYRHTYEGDDDMPAHIKASTLGTSVTIPITNGRLALGIWQGIYLGEHRDCGGSRTVIATIQGE